From Pseudomonas sp. CCI4.2, one genomic window encodes:
- a CDS encoding phosphopantetheine-binding protein: MSDLHLEIKQLIIDALGLEDISTQDIGNDQTLFGEGLGLDSVDALELGLAIQKHYGIKIDADAKDTRNHFTSVDSLAAFVSARRAA, translated from the coding sequence ATGAGCGATCTGCACCTGGAAATTAAGCAACTGATCATCGATGCTCTGGGCCTCGAAGACATCAGCACCCAAGACATTGGCAACGACCAGACCCTGTTCGGCGAAGGTTTAGGGCTGGACTCGGTAGACGCGCTGGAACTCGGCCTGGCTATCCAGAAACACTACGGCATCAAGATCGACGCCGACGCCAAGGATACCCGCAACCATTTCACCAGCGTCGACAGCCTAGCGGCGTTCGTCAGCGCCAGACGGGCGGCCTGA
- a CDS encoding 1-acyl-sn-glycerol-3-phosphate acyltransferase, with translation MELATTTLSKSRDAYYWRLLATAVSFTLFGVGGLCLRLLIFPVLSCLPGSASNHRQRARRTVSQLFWLFIRFMARTGVLTYDVQGAERLGRPGQIIIANHPSLIDVVFLIGLVRDANCVVKQSLFQNPFTRGPVRSTDYISNDGSMDMLDAAAAALHSGQTLIIFPEGTRTQPGQPPAFHRGGAAIALRGAKLVTPVVIRVNPSTLTKAEPWYRIPQRRFHFSLKVGADIDPQAFAVLGPAPVASRKLNDYLHQYFIKELAIDERSAPGN, from the coding sequence GTGGAACTGGCAACGACGACCCTAAGCAAAAGCCGCGACGCCTACTATTGGCGCCTGCTGGCAACCGCCGTGAGCTTTACCCTTTTCGGGGTGGGCGGCCTGTGCCTGCGATTATTGATTTTTCCGGTATTGAGTTGCCTGCCAGGCTCCGCAAGCAACCATCGGCAACGCGCACGACGTACGGTCAGTCAGCTGTTCTGGCTGTTCATTCGCTTTATGGCGCGTACCGGCGTGCTGACGTATGACGTTCAAGGTGCCGAGCGCCTGGGGCGCCCCGGACAAATAATCATCGCCAACCATCCGTCGCTCATCGACGTGGTGTTTCTCATTGGCCTAGTACGTGACGCCAATTGCGTAGTCAAACAGAGTCTGTTTCAAAACCCCTTTACCCGAGGGCCCGTGCGATCCACCGACTACATCAGCAACGACGGCAGCATGGACATGCTCGATGCCGCCGCCGCTGCGTTACATAGCGGACAGACCTTGATCATTTTCCCGGAGGGCACCCGCACCCAACCCGGACAGCCACCGGCCTTTCATCGCGGTGGCGCCGCAATCGCCTTGCGGGGTGCGAAACTCGTGACCCCGGTGGTTATCCGAGTCAACCCAAGCACCCTGACCAAGGCCGAGCCTTGGTATCGAATTCCACAGCGGCGCTTTCACTTCAGTTTGAAAGTAGGTGCCGATATAGACCCACAAGCCTTTGCTGTGCTTGGCCCGGCGCCCGTGGCGTCACGCAAGCTCAACGACTACCTGCATCAATACTTCATTAAGGAGCTCGCCATAGATGAGCGATCTGCACCTGGAAATTAA
- a CDS encoding AMP-binding protein: MKWIPLERLLLDATPGRDLTRAPALDHAHFFEQALSLAAGLQARGIKRLAVHLDDAGELAVALFGAWRAGVSVLMPADIQAPTRARWSSEVDLWLTDQAEDTRLNDLLAEPLSPALLNLDTCSLSLCTSGSSGEPKLIEKRLRQLANEVDALERLWGADLGSACIVGSVATQHIYGLLFRLLWPLCAGRTFVRHQLPFPEDLQRASQEHLAFAWVASPALLKRMGDNLDWPGLSAVRRVFSSGGALPSEAAQSLHQRLGQWPTEIFGSSETGGIAWRQGDNLWQAFEGVNLSQDNDGALCIESPYLPTGHIEHTADAIRFANDGRFELLGRLDRIVKLEEKRISLPLLERALETHSWVSEARLGVVQENRASLGALLVLSPSGLHALRNQGRRSMTERLRAHLRPHCEAIALPRRWRLLRQLPFNAQGKLPQADVDALLRAPRPLAPELLSEQQVDGEWRVELVIPPDLAYFSGHFPQIPVLPGVVQVDWALSLGQRLLDLPTRFAGMEVLKFQQLVRPGDEISLTLRFDAERSKLYFTYRNADAPCASGRILLEAAHA, from the coding sequence ATGAAGTGGATACCCCTTGAGCGTCTGTTGCTCGACGCTACACCGGGCCGTGACCTGACGCGAGCCCCCGCCCTTGATCACGCTCACTTTTTCGAACAAGCGCTGAGCCTTGCTGCCGGTTTACAGGCCCGAGGCATAAAGCGCTTGGCGGTGCATCTGGACGATGCGGGCGAGTTGGCCGTGGCGCTGTTTGGCGCCTGGCGTGCCGGGGTCAGTGTATTGATGCCGGCCGACATACAAGCGCCGACCCGGGCGCGCTGGTCGAGCGAGGTTGATCTGTGGTTAACCGATCAGGCCGAAGACACGCGGTTGAACGATCTGCTGGCTGAACCGTTATCGCCTGCTCTGCTGAATCTGGACACGTGCAGCCTAAGCCTGTGCACTTCCGGTTCCAGTGGCGAGCCGAAGCTGATCGAAAAGCGTTTGCGGCAGTTGGCCAACGAAGTCGACGCGCTGGAGCGGCTGTGGGGCGCAGACCTTGGGAGCGCCTGCATCGTCGGCAGCGTCGCGACGCAACACATCTATGGCTTGCTGTTTCGGTTGCTGTGGCCGCTGTGTGCCGGTCGCACCTTTGTCCGCCATCAACTGCCATTCCCCGAAGACTTGCAGCGCGCCAGCCAAGAACACCTGGCATTTGCCTGGGTCGCCAGCCCCGCCCTACTCAAACGCATGGGCGACAATCTGGACTGGCCGGGATTGAGCGCCGTGCGACGGGTATTTTCATCCGGCGGCGCCTTGCCGTCCGAGGCAGCTCAAAGCCTGCACCAACGCTTGGGACAATGGCCGACCGAGATTTTCGGCAGTTCGGAAACCGGCGGCATTGCTTGGCGTCAGGGCGACAACCTGTGGCAAGCTTTTGAGGGCGTGAACCTGAGCCAAGACAACGATGGCGCGCTATGCATTGAGTCACCGTATCTGCCAACCGGGCACATTGAGCACACCGCCGACGCCATACGCTTCGCCAATGATGGTCGTTTCGAGCTGTTGGGCCGTCTGGACCGCATCGTCAAACTGGAAGAGAAGCGTATTTCCCTGCCACTGCTGGAGCGCGCGCTGGAAACTCACAGCTGGGTTAGCGAGGCCCGTCTGGGCGTGGTTCAAGAGAATCGGGCGTCGCTGGGGGCGTTGCTGGTGCTCAGTCCGAGCGGCCTGCATGCCCTGCGCAACCAAGGTCGGCGGTCAATGACCGAGCGACTGCGCGCGCATTTGCGCCCGCACTGCGAAGCCATCGCCCTGCCCCGTCGCTGGCGGCTGCTGCGCCAATTGCCCTTTAACGCTCAAGGAAAATTGCCTCAGGCTGACGTCGACGCCTTACTGCGCGCCCCTCGCCCACTGGCGCCCGAACTGCTCAGTGAGCAGCAGGTAGACGGTGAATGGCGCGTGGAATTGGTTATCCCGCCCGACCTGGCGTATTTCAGCGGGCACTTTCCGCAGATCCCGGTGCTGCCCGGCGTGGTGCAAGTGGATTGGGCGCTGAGCCTGGGCCAACGGCTGTTAGACCTTCCGACCCGATTTGCCGGCATGGAAGTGTTGAAATTCCAGCAACTGGTACGCCCCGGCGATGAGATTTCCCTGACCCTGCGCTTCGATGCCGAGCGCAGTAAATTGTATTTCACCTACCGCAACGCCGATGCCCCCTGCGCCAGTGGCCGGATTTTGCTGGAGGCGGCGCATGCATAA
- a CDS encoding acyl carrier protein produces the protein MQTREDIFETLRTALVELFELEPERVTLESNLYQDLEIDSIDAVDLIDHIKRKTGKKIAAEEFKAVRTVNDVVEAVYRLVHPAA, from the coding sequence ATGCAAACCCGCGAAGACATTTTTGAAACCCTGCGCACTGCGCTGGTCGAGCTGTTCGAACTTGAGCCCGAGCGTGTCACCCTGGAGTCCAACCTGTATCAGGACCTGGAAATCGACAGCATTGACGCTGTTGACCTGATTGATCACATCAAACGCAAAACCGGCAAGAAAATCGCTGCCGAAGAGTTCAAAGCCGTACGCACCGTCAACGATGTGGTCGAGGCTGTCTATCGCCTGGTTCACCCCGCCGCATGA